GAACGACTGGGCCACGGGGACCGCGCTCGCCGGTCGACTGCGCTCGGCGCCCGCCCAGTCCGTGCGCGGCTACCCCGAGTGGAAGGACAAGGTCGCCACGCCCGCCTTCCAGGAGTACTACAGCGGGGCGATCGGACTCGACGAGCTGCGTGAGCGGCTGGAGAAGGACGGCAATCTGGTGCTCGCCCGCTATCAGCGCTAACCGCGAGGTTCACGAAAACAGTTTGCACGAGACGTATCGTCTCGCCTACGGTCGGCGCCATGACCACTCCCGCACACATCGCCATGTTCTCCATCGCCGCCCACGGCCACGTGAACCCGAGCCTGGAAGTGATCCGGGAGCTCGTCGCGCGCGGCCACCGCGTCACGTACGCCATCCCGCCGGTCTTCGCGGAGAAGGTCGCCGAGACCGGCGCCGAGCCCAGGCTCTGGAACTCCACCCTGCCCGGCCCCGGCGCCGACCCGGAGGCATGGGGCAGCACCCTGCTGGACAACGTGGAGCCGTTCCTCGCCGATGCCGTCCAGGCGCTCCCGCAGCTGATCGAGGCGTACGACGGGGACGAGCCGGACCTCGTCCTGCACGACATCACCTCGTACCCGGCCCGCGTCCTCGCCCACCGCTGGGGCGTGCCCGCCGTCTCGCTCTCGCCGAACCTCGTCGCCTGGGAGGGCTACGAGGAGGAGGTCGCCGAGCCGATGTGGGCGGAGCCGAAGAAGACCGAGCGCGGACAGGCCTACTACGCCCGCTTCCACGCCTGGCTGGAGGAGAACGGGATCACTCAGCACCCCGACGACTTCGCCGGCCGGCCCCCTCGCTCCATCGTCCTGATCCCCAAGGCGCTGCAGCCCCACGCCGACCGCGTCGACGAGACCGTCTACAGCTTCGTCGGCGCCTGTCAGGGCGAGCGCGGCGCGGAGGGCGACTGGCGGCGGCCCGCGGACGCCGAGAAGGTGGCGCTCGTGTCGCTCGGGTCGTCCTTCACCAAGCAGCCCGGCTTCTACCGGGAGTGCCTGAAGGCCTTCGGCGACCTGCCGGGCTGGTATCTGGTGCTCCAGATCGGCGGGAGCGTGGACCCGGCCGAACTGGGCGACATCCCCGCGAACGTCGAAGTGCGCTCATGGGTGCCGCAGTTGGCGATCCTGCGGCAGGCCGACCTGTTCGTCACCCACGCCGGCGCCGGCGGCAGCCAGGAGGGACTGGCCACCGCCACACCGATGATCGCCGTACCGCAGGCCGTGGACCAGTTCGGCAACGCCGACATGCTCCAGGCGCTCGGCGTCGCCCGGCACATCCCCACCGAGGAGGCCACCGCCGAAACGCTGCGGGCCACCGCCCTCGCACTCGTGGACGACCCCGAGGTCGCGCGGAAGCTGAAGGACATCCAGGCCCGGATGGCTGATGAGGGCGGCACCCGGCGGGCAGCCGACCTCATCGAGGCCGAACTGCCCGCCCGCCAGGAGTAGTTCGGACCGTCGCGCCCCCGCGATCGAGGATGTCGGCCGAACAGAGGGCAGGCGAAGGCCCGTTGGTTCCCCCGGGATACCAACGGGCCTTCGGTCAAGGGGCGGAATCAGACGGGGACGCGATCGCCCTCGTCGTCCCGCGCCGACTGCACCACGGCCTCGGACGCCTCGTCGTGCGTGAGGTCCGGCAGCCGGTTCAGCCACTTCGGCAGATACCAGTTGCGCTCACCGAGCAGTGCCATGACCGCCGGGAGCAGCACACCCCGGATGATCGTCGCGTCGATGAGCACCGCGGCCGCCAGGCCCACACCCATCTGCTTCATGGACTGCATGGACAGCGTGCCGAAGATCCCGAACACGGCGACCATGATGACCGCGGCGCTGGTGACGACACCGGCGGTGGTGACCACACCGTGCTGGATCGCGTCCTTCGTCGTACGGCCGCGCAGCCGGGCCTCGCGGATCCGGGAGACCACGAACACGTGGTAGTCCATCGACAGGCCGAACAGGATCACGAAGAGGAACAGTGGCAGCCAGCTGATGATGGCGCCGACGCCCTCCGCGCCCACCAGGGACGCGCCCCAGCCGTGCTGGAAGACGGCGACCAGGATGCCGTACGCCGCACCCACCGACAGCAGGTTCAGCACGATCGAGGTGATCGCGATCGTCAGCGAGCGGAACGACAGCAGCATCAGCAGGAAGGCGAAGACCACGACGAACGCGAAGACCGGGACGACCGCGCCGGTCAGCTGGTCGTTGAAGTCCTTCGACATGGCGACCCCGCCGGTGACCGGCGCCTCGAGGCCGTCGACCTTACCGAGCGTGGCGGGCCGCACCTCGTCCCGCAGCTTGTCCAGGCTCTCGCCCGCCTTGTCTAGGTCGGAGCCGCCGACCAGCGGGACGTACACGAAGGCGAGGTTCTGCGCGTCGTGCAGCTTGATCTCCACCGGGCCGCGCGAGGCACCCGAGGCGATCGCCTCCTGCTTGAAGGCGGCCAGCGCGTTGGTCACCTCCGGGGCGTTGATGTCGTCCGCCTTGACGATCACCTCGGCGGGCTCCGAACCGCCCGGGAAGGCCTCGTTGACCCGGTCGTAGGTCTGCACGATCGGCAGCGAGTCGCCGAACTCCTGGTCCAGCGTGAGGTTCTGGGTCTTCATGCCGACCGCGGGCGCCGCGATCGCGAGCAGCACACCGGCCGCGACGACGACCGAGACCATGGGACGCTTCAGCACACCGCCGAGGACGGCCGTCCAGAACCGGCTCTCCCGGTTGACGGGCCCGCGGTTGCGGCGAAGGCGGCTCTCCGGGTGGAGGAAGGGGATCTTGCCCTTCTCGACCCGGTGGCCCAGCAGCGACAGCACCGCGGGCAGCACGGTGATCGAGCCGACCATGGCGACGGCGACGACGATCAGCGAAGCCAGGCCCATCGCCTCGAAGTCGGCGATCCCCGTGAAGAGCATGCCGGCCATCGCCACACACACCGTGACACCGGAGACGATGATCGCGCGGCCACTGGTGGCGGCGGCTATGCGCAGGGCCGTCTGGGCGTCCCGGCCGGCCTCGCGCTCCTCGCGCTCACGGCGCAGATAGAACAGGCAGTAGTCGACGCCGACGGCCAGACCGACAAGGAGCATCACCGAGTTGGCGACATCGCCCATCGGCATCACATGGCTGACGATGCCCATCAGGCCCATCGTCGCCATGATCGCGGTGACCGCCAGCAGCACCGGCACCAGCGCCGCCACGAGCGCGCCGAAGGCCACGAGCAGAATGCCGAGGGCCACGGGCAGGGCGGAGTACTCAGCCTTCTTGAAGTCGTCGCCGAACGCGTCGTCGAACGTCTTCTGCATGCTGGCGCTGCCGATCTCCTCGATTCGCACCGAGGAGTGGTCCTGCTGCACCTTCTCGACCGCGTTCAGCACCGGCTCGACCCGCTCGAACGCGGTCTCCGCCTCCCCGCGCATGTCGAACTGCACGAGCGCGCTGCGGCCGTCCTTCGAGATTGTGTCGGCGGTGTACGGCGACTGGACGTCCGTGACCTTGCCGGTCCCTTCGACGGCCTTGACGACCGCGTCGACGGCCGCCCGGAACTCGGCGTCCGTCGCCTTCAGCCCACTGCCCTTCGCCTGGACGAGGACCGTCTCACCGGCCGGCTCCTCGATGTCGGCGTCCTTGATGATCGTCGCCGCGGTGTGCGTCTCGCCTTTCAGGCCGCCGCTCTCGTCGACGTCGACCCGGCCCGCCGCCGAACCGAGTCCCATCGCCAGGACCACGAACAGCACCCAGATGCCGACCGCCGCCCAGCGATGCCGGGCGCTCCAGCCGCCGGCCCGGGCCGCAAGGCCCCGCACGCGTGTTTCTCCGTTCCCCATGACGGGCTTGCCCCCTTGATCGAGGTGACGGCCCCCTGCCGCCACCGGACGATGGCGACCCGTGCCGCACACCGTTCGATTCGAAGGTATGGCGCGGATAAAGCCATCTCGTCGTTCTGCCTGGTGAAGTGAGGTGGCCGGGATCGTCCGCTCGGACCCCCCGGACCCTCCTCACTGAGGAGGAGGGTGACCCTTACACCTACCGGCGGCTCTGCGGGGAGGCCGTCGGGGGCAGGCCGCCCTAGGGTGTGCGCATGACGACGTATGCGGCGCTGTTGCGCGGGATCAACGTGGGCGGAGCCAGGAAGGTCCCGATGGCGGAACTGCGCACCCTGATGGAAGGCCTGGGCCACACCGGCGTGCGCAGCCACCTCCAGAGCGGCCAGGCCGTCTTCACCGCCGGCCACGGCGACGAGGAGTCCCTCGCCGCCGAGCTCACGGCCGCGATCGAGAAGCACTTCGGCTTCCCGGTCGACGTGATCGTCCGCGACCACGCCTATCTCGCCGCGATCGCCGACGCCTGCCCCTTCCCGGCCGCCGAACTGGAGGCCAAGCAGCTCCACGTCACCTACTTCTCGCAGCCGGTCGACGCGGACCGCTTCGCGGCGATCGACCAACCGGCTTTCCTCCCGGAGGAGTTCAGGCTCGGCGACCGTGCCCTGTACCTGTACGCCCCGAACGGCCTGGGCCGCTCCAAGCTCGCCGAACAACTCGCCAGGCCACGCGTCAACAAGGGCCTGATCGCCACCACCCGCAACTGGAACACCGTCGTCAAGCTGGTGGAGATGACCGCCGGAGAGTGACCTGCCGCGGGCCCGAGTACACGGTGTACGAGGTCACCGTGTCCGGCACGGACGCCATCCCGTCGGGCACCTCGCCCGCGGCGACCGCGTCCATCAGGGCGAGGTCGTCGGCGGTGAGATCCGCGTCGTCCATGACCTGCCGCGGTCCCCAGCCGTCCCAGGGGAGCGGCTCCACTCCGTTCAGGGCCGCCAGGTCCTGCAGAAGCCGGGCCCGCACGAGCCACAGCCCCCTCAGCCCCGCGACGCTCCAGAACCCGAACGTCGCGGGATCGGCGGCCCCGTCGCGGCACGCCCGCCAGGCGTCCGCCGCCAGGAGGAAGCGGTCGCGGGGTACGTCCAGCGGGTCGAAGGGGATGTCGTACGACGGGTGCGTGACCTGCGGGTCGACCAGCCGCCAACTCCCGTCCGGCAGGCGGTACTCGGTGACCCAGTGGTCTTCGTGGAACCCCGTCACGAAGTAGGTCGCGAAGCCGCCGCGGATCCGCGCGGGCGTCCCCGTCGCCCGCAGCAGTGAGCACAGCAGCAGGGAGAAGTCCCGGCAGGTGCCCACGAACCGCTCGTGCGGCGCGCGTGCCTCGGTGAGCGGCGCGTCCCGGCGCTCACGCAGGATCCGCAGGATCTCGGTGACGTACCGCGACTCGGCTTCCTCGCGCAGCCGTTGCTCGGGGACGGTGTACCCGAACCGCGGTCCCTCCAGCCGATGGATGATCAGATCCCGTACGAGAACGGCGAGTTCACCCGGACCGGACGGCAGGCCGGTGACGTCCAGGTTTCCCGGGTCGCTGTACGGGGTCTGTCGCAGATAGCTGTCCATGGCCGGGGAGTCTCGGCCTTTACCCAGGGACAAGGTCAAGCGTGCGAGGCTCGTCCCATGCGCTACATCATCATCGGAGCAGGGGCGGTCGGCGGCACGATCGGCGGGCGGCTCGCGGGTTCGGGGCACGAGGTGGTCCTGGTCGCGCGCGGCGCCCATCGCGCGGCACTGGAGGACGGCGGGCTGCGGCTGAGGGTGCCGGAGGGCGAACTGACCTACCGGCTGCCGGTCGTCGAGGGTCCCGCCGGGCTCGGCGAGCTGCGCGCTGACGACGTGCTCGTCCTCGCCGTGAAGACCCAGGACAGTGCGGCCGCCCTCCAGACCTGGGGTCCGGCACCGGTCGCGGGCGGCGGTACGGCGGCCGAGCGGCTGCCGCTCCTCTGCGCCCAGAACGGTGTGGAGAGCCAGCGGCTCGCCCTGCGGATCTTCCGCGACGTGTACGGCGTCTGCGTCTGGCTGCCCTGCACCTACATCGAACCGGGCGTCGTCAGCGCCGCGGGCAGTCCGCTCACCGGCATCCTCCACCTCGGCCGCTACCCGCACGGCACCGACGAGACCGCCCGGCTGGTCGCCGCGGACCTGGAGAAGTCGCACTTCGAGGCGCCGGTCACGCCGGACGTGGCGCGCTGGCAGTACGCCAAGCTGCTGGCCAACCTCGGGAACGCGCTGGAGGCCGTCACCGGGCCGATGGAGAGCGCGGAGGCGGTGGCGCTGTTCGAGCGGGTGAAGGCCGAGGGCTCGGCCGTCCTCGCGGCCGCCGGGATCCCGTACGCGGGCACCGAGGAGCAGAAGGCGGTCCGCGGCGACAAGGTCTTCCTCGCCCCGCTCCACGGCACCCCGCGCGGCGGCGGCTCCTCCTGGCAGTCCCTCACCCGCGGCACCGGCACCATCGAGGCCGACTACCTCAACGGCGAGATCGCCCTCCTCGGCCGCCTCCACGGCGTACCGACCCCGCTCAACGACCTGCTCCAGCGCCTCGCCAACACCTTCGCCCGGGAGCGCCGGACAGCGGGCTCGATGCCGGTGGCCGAGCTGATGCGGCTGGCCGACGAAGTGGACCACTGAGAAGCACCATGATTGGGCCGGGATCCTGCACCAATGGGCGACTAGCGTCTGCGCCATGACCACCGCAGAACCCACCCGCGTCGACTTCTGGTTCGACCCGGCGTGCCCCTTCGCCTGGATCACCTCCCGCTGGCTGCTGGAGGTCGAGCGGACCCGTCCGCTCGACCTCCGCTTCCACGTGATGAGCCTCTACCTGCACAACCTCGGCAACGAACTCCCCGACTGGTACCGGGACCTGGTCGACCGCTCGATCGGCCCGGTGCGCGTCGCCGCGGCCGCCGCCGAACGGCACGGCGAGAAGATCCTTCGCGACCTGTACACCGCCATGGGCACCCGGATCCACGAGCGGAAGGCCGAGGACTTCGACGGTGTGATCGCCGAGTCCCTCGCCGAACTCGGACTCCCGGCGGACCTGGCCGCCGCCGCCCACGACCCGTCGTACAACGAGGCCGTACGCCGCAGCCACGACGCCGGCGTCGAGCCCGACTCGGGCGGCTATGTGGGGACGCCCACCCTTCACGTCGACGGGACGGTGTGGTTCGGGCCCGTGCTGCGAGCCGTCCCGCGCGGCGGCCGGTCGGCCGAACTCTTCGACAGCTTCCGGGTGTTGGCCACGGACCCCGACTTCTTCGAGCTCAAGCGGACCCGCACCGGCGGGCTGTCCTTCGACTAGCTCCTGTCGCCGCGCCACTCGCCGTCGCGCTGCGCCCAGCGGACCGTGGGTGCCACCGCCAGCCCCGCGGCCGCGAACAGGACGCCGAGCACCGCCCAGCCCGCCGAACCGTGCTGGATCGCGGTCACCGTGACCAGAGCGGGGCCGGCCATCATGCCCGCCGACATGCCCGCGCCGAACACGCCCTGGTACACGCCGTGGGCGCGGGAGTCGGCGAGCTCGTAGCCGAGCGTCCAGCCGCCCGCCGCGGACAGCACCTCGGCGAAGACCTGCACCACCGCGCCGACGCCCAGCGCGAGCACCGCCCACACCGGCGACAGGCCCGCCGACAGCGCGTACACCGCACAGGCCGCCGCGAGCAGCAGCCCCGAGAGGCCCATCGC
Above is a window of Streptomyces sp. NBC_00490 DNA encoding:
- a CDS encoding mycothiol-dependent nitroreductase Rv2466c family protein, with the translated sequence MTTAEPTRVDFWFDPACPFAWITSRWLLEVERTRPLDLRFHVMSLYLHNLGNELPDWYRDLVDRSIGPVRVAAAAAERHGEKILRDLYTAMGTRIHERKAEDFDGVIAESLAELGLPADLAAAAHDPSYNEAVRRSHDAGVEPDSGGYVGTPTLHVDGTVWFGPVLRAVPRGGRSAELFDSFRVLATDPDFFELKRTRTGGLSFD
- a CDS encoding ketopantoate reductase family protein; its protein translation is MRYIIIGAGAVGGTIGGRLAGSGHEVVLVARGAHRAALEDGGLRLRVPEGELTYRLPVVEGPAGLGELRADDVLVLAVKTQDSAAALQTWGPAPVAGGGTAAERLPLLCAQNGVESQRLALRIFRDVYGVCVWLPCTYIEPGVVSAAGSPLTGILHLGRYPHGTDETARLVAADLEKSHFEAPVTPDVARWQYAKLLANLGNALEAVTGPMESAEAVALFERVKAEGSAVLAAAGIPYAGTEEQKAVRGDKVFLAPLHGTPRGGGSSWQSLTRGTGTIEADYLNGEIALLGRLHGVPTPLNDLLQRLANTFARERRTAGSMPVAELMRLADEVDH
- a CDS encoding transglutaminase-like domain-containing protein; its protein translation is MDSYLRQTPYSDPGNLDVTGLPSGPGELAVLVRDLIIHRLEGPRFGYTVPEQRLREEAESRYVTEILRILRERRDAPLTEARAPHERFVGTCRDFSLLLCSLLRATGTPARIRGGFATYFVTGFHEDHWVTEYRLPDGSWRLVDPQVTHPSYDIPFDPLDVPRDRFLLAADAWRACRDGAADPATFGFWSVAGLRGLWLVRARLLQDLAALNGVEPLPWDGWGPRQVMDDADLTADDLALMDAVAAGEVPDGMASVPDTVTSYTVYSGPRQVTLRRSSPPA
- a CDS encoding DUF1697 domain-containing protein, with amino-acid sequence MTTYAALLRGINVGGARKVPMAELRTLMEGLGHTGVRSHLQSGQAVFTAGHGDEESLAAELTAAIEKHFGFPVDVIVRDHAYLAAIADACPFPAAELEAKQLHVTYFSQPVDADRFAAIDQPAFLPEEFRLGDRALYLYAPNGLGRSKLAEQLARPRVNKGLIATTRNWNTVVKLVEMTAGE
- a CDS encoding MMPL family transporter, whose protein sequence is MGNGETRVRGLAARAGGWSARHRWAAVGIWVLFVVLAMGLGSAAGRVDVDESGGLKGETHTAATIIKDADIEEPAGETVLVQAKGSGLKATDAEFRAAVDAVVKAVEGTGKVTDVQSPYTADTISKDGRSALVQFDMRGEAETAFERVEPVLNAVEKVQQDHSSVRIEEIGSASMQKTFDDAFGDDFKKAEYSALPVALGILLVAFGALVAALVPVLLAVTAIMATMGLMGIVSHVMPMGDVANSVMLLVGLAVGVDYCLFYLRREREEREAGRDAQTALRIAAATSGRAIIVSGVTVCVAMAGMLFTGIADFEAMGLASLIVVAVAMVGSITVLPAVLSLLGHRVEKGKIPFLHPESRLRRNRGPVNRESRFWTAVLGGVLKRPMVSVVVAAGVLLAIAAPAVGMKTQNLTLDQEFGDSLPIVQTYDRVNEAFPGGSEPAEVIVKADDINAPEVTNALAAFKQEAIASGASRGPVEIKLHDAQNLAFVYVPLVGGSDLDKAGESLDKLRDEVRPATLGKVDGLEAPVTGGVAMSKDFNDQLTGAVVPVFAFVVVFAFLLMLLSFRSLTIAITSIVLNLLSVGAAYGILVAVFQHGWGASLVGAEGVGAIISWLPLFLFVILFGLSMDYHVFVVSRIREARLRGRTTKDAIQHGVVTTAGVVTSAAVIMVAVFGIFGTLSMQSMKQMGVGLAAAVLIDATIIRGVLLPAVMALLGERNWYLPKWLNRLPDLTHDEASEAVVQSARDDEGDRVPV